Below is a genomic region from Amycolatopsis sp. 195334CR.
GTGCTGGCGATGACCGAGGTGTGGGGGTGGGCGCCGCTGATCGCGCTGATGCTGCTCGGCGGGCTCGGCTCGATCTCGCCGGAGGTCCGCGACGCGGCCAGGGTGGACGGGGCCACCGGCTGGCAGGAGTTCTGGCGGGTCACCTTCCCGCTGCTGCGCCCGCTGCTGCTGATCATCGTCTTCCTCAAGGCGGTGTTCTCGGTGAAGGTGTTCGACCAGGTGCTCACCACCACCGGCGGCGGGCCCGGCCGGGCCACCGAAACGCTGAACTTCTTCGCCTACGCCCAGGGCTTCACCTTCCTCGACATCGGCTACGCCTCGGCGATCTCCTGGATCATCGTGCTCGTGCTCGGGGTGCTGGCGGCGATGTACCTGATCACCATGACCCGGCAGGAGGCGAAATGACCGACCTCACCGTGCGGCCGGTGCGCCCAGCTCCCCCGGCGACAGCCGCTTCGCCCCGGACCCGGCGCGTGACGCCGTGGCAGCGGGCCGGGCGCCTCCTGCGGGTGCTGGCCACGCTGGCGATCCTGTTCTTCGTGTTGTTCCCCGTGCTGTGGCTGGGGTTGACCGCGTTCAAACCGGCGTCGGAGGTGTTCTCCACCTCGGTCGTCTTCACGCCCACAATGGACAACTTCGCCGAGATCCTCGGTGGCGCCAGCGATCTGACCGGTTCGCTGGTGAACAGCGTGCTGATCGCGGTGGCCACCACGCTGATCTCGATCCCGCTGGCCCTGCTCGCCGCCTACGCGTTCTCCCGGTTCCGGTTCCCCGGCCACCGGGCGATGCTGCTGGCGATCGTGGCCACCCAGTTCATCCCCGGGGTGGCGATCGCGCTGCCGTTCCTGACCCTGTTCCGCGCACTCGGGCTGATCGACACGCACCTGTCGCTGATCGTGGTCAACCTGTCCCTGGTGGTCCCCTACATCACCTGGCTGCTCAAGGGTTTCGTGGACGGGCTGCCGATCGAGATCGAGGAGGCCGCCCGGCTCGACGGCTGCGGGCAGGTGAAGATGCTGTGGCGGGTGATCACCCCGCTGGCCGCGCCCGGCATCTTCGTCAGCGTGGTGTTCTCGTTCCTGTTGTCCTGGAACGAGTTCCTCTTCCCGACCTTCCTGTCGCGGACCGAGGCGAGCACGCTGCCGGTGGCGCTGATGACGTTGGTCCAGCCCGAGGGCGTGGCGTGGGGGCCGATGGCCGCGGCCGGCCTGCTGGTGATGGTGCCGATGCTGGCGCTGTCGTTGCTGGTGCGCAAGCACTTCGCGCAGGGCATGACGATGGGAGCGGTGAAATGAGGCGGATCCGCACACTGGGCGTGCTCGCGGTGACCGCCCTGCTGGCGCTGAGCGGCTGCGCCGGGACCCCGGCGAGCGTGGACCTGGTGTCGCAGCTGCGCGAGGGCCAGGCCGACGAACTCGGCCTGCTCACCGGCAAGCCCTACGACAGCACGCGCATCCGGCTGCTCAGCTGCTGCAAGACGGCCGCGCAGTTCAGCGCGCTGCAGAAGCGCACGGCGGGGTTCACCGCGCGCACCGGGATCGAGGTCGAGTGGGCCAACATCCCGTACGAGTCCTACCTGCAGAAGATCGTCGCGGAGAGCGCGGTCGGCGGCGGGACCTACGACCTGATCGTCTGGCCGGACGCCTACGGGGCCTCGGCCAAGGTCGGGCTCCAGCCGCTGGACGACGCGCTGGCCCGGGCCGGCCGGTCGATCGCCGACTTCCCGCCGCCGTTCCAGCAGGCGGCCCGCGCGGGGGACGCGGACACCGTGTACGGCATCCCGTTCCGCGGCTTCTCCTACAACTACTTCTACCGCAAGAGCGACTACACCAAGCTCGGCCTGACCCCGGCGACCACCTGGGCCGAACTGGACCAGCGGCTCGACGCGCTCAAGCAGGGCCAGGAACGCAACCCGCTGGCCGGGCAGTACGGCCGCAACGGCGGGCAGAACCTCTACACCTGGCTGTCCATGCTGTGGAGCAAC
It encodes:
- a CDS encoding carbohydrate ABC transporter permease; the encoded protein is MTDLTVRPVRPAPPATAASPRTRRVTPWQRAGRLLRVLATLAILFFVLFPVLWLGLTAFKPASEVFSTSVVFTPTMDNFAEILGGASDLTGSLVNSVLIAVATTLISIPLALLAAYAFSRFRFPGHRAMLLAIVATQFIPGVAIALPFLTLFRALGLIDTHLSLIVVNLSLVVPYITWLLKGFVDGLPIEIEEAARLDGCGQVKMLWRVITPLAAPGIFVSVVFSFLLSWNEFLFPTFLSRTEASTLPVALMTLVQPEGVAWGPMAAAGLLVMVPMLALSLLVRKHFAQGMTMGAVK
- a CDS encoding ABC transporter substrate-binding protein, whose product is MRRIRTLGVLAVTALLALSGCAGTPASVDLVSQLREGQADELGLLTGKPYDSTRIRLLSCCKTAAQFSALQKRTAGFTARTGIEVEWANIPYESYLQKIVAESAVGGGTYDLIVWPDAYGASAKVGLQPLDDALARAGRSIADFPPPFQQAARAGDADTVYGIPFRGFSYNYFYRKSDYTKLGLTPATTWAELDQRLDALKQGQERNPLAGQYGRNGGQNLYTWLSMLWSNGADVFDANGEPAFDTPAGIEATEQYMSVLRRGFSPPESTNWSETDSTQSFEQGASSSVFTWAWQMDDFSDPEKVKPEVAQDVGVAPIPGWPGKTTVSYGFTWLMGVLNTSENQGAAWEYLKWVTHPETERDIALDKSDPATANSIVVHTANMLDPEVNAANFGLPRLQESSLRTARTVPMTIDWPQVQDALEVAVNEMAHGAPVPDRLKALSGEVRDLVKR